A window of Clostridium novyi genomic DNA:
CTTATTCCTATAAGCTCTATCTACATTATCTCTAGCCTGTATATAATCATTGAAATCTCTAAATATAAAGTAATTATCTGCTTTATGCCAACTTGCACCTTCTAGTAAAGATTCATACAATTCTTTAAAAATTCCTGTATCTCCATCATGAAAGGTTCCATCTATTAAAGTATCTACAACTCTTCTTAAGTTTTTATCCTTATTATAATATTCCTTTGGATTATAAGAATCTTTAATTTTCTCTAATTCTTCTACTCTAGCTCCAAATATAAAATTATTTTCTTCTCCAGCCTCTTGTACAATTTCAACATTTGCACCATCATAAGTTCCAAGGGTAGGTGTTCCATTTAGCATAAATTTCATGTTTCCAGTACCTGATGCTTCTTTTCCAGCTGTAGATATTTGTTCAGATATATCTGCTGCTGGAAACAACTTTTCAGCATAAGAAACTCTATAATTTTGAACAAAAACAACCTTTATCTTTCCTTGGATTTCAGAATCATTATTGATAAGTTTTGCTATTTCATTTATAAATTTAATTATAGCCTTTGCTCTTATATACCCTGGTGCAGCCTTTGCCCCAAATATAAATGTTCTTGGTACTATAGTTAATTTAGGATTTTCTTTTAACTTAAAGTATAAATCCAAAATACCAAAGGCATTTAATAGTTGTCTTTTATATTCATGTAATCTCTTGATTTGAATATCAAATAAAGAATTTGGATCTATGTCTATTCCTTCCTTTATTTTAATATATTCAGCTAACTCTTTTTTCTTTTCTGTCTTTATATCTAAAATCCTATTTAATATTTCCTCATTATTTATATACTTTTCCAAAGCTTTTAAATCATCTAAATGTAATACCCAATTGGTATTTCCTAAAAGTTCAGTTATTAAATTTGATAATTGTCTATTACATAAAGCTAACCATCTTCTTGGGGTAATACCATTGGTTTTATTTAAAAATCTATTTGGATAAAGTTCATACCAATCCTTTAATTCTTGATGTTTTAATATATTCGTATGAAGTTTTGCAACACCATTAGTAGCATGGGTACCATGAATAGCTAAAAAAGCCATACGAATTTTATCATCACATATAATCCTCATAGAATTAATCTTTTTATCGGTATATTTTTTCTTTTTTAATTCCTTTACAAACTCTTGATCTATTTTTTTAATTATTCCATATATTCTTGGTAATAATTTTTTATATAACTTAACATCCCATTCTTCTAGTGCTTCTCTTAATATAGTGTGATTTGTATATGCAAAAGTATTAACTACAACCTTCCAAGCTTTTGTCCAAGTAAGACCTTCTTCATCCACAAGTATTCTCATAAGTTCAGCTATTGCAACAACTGGATGAGTATCATTAAGTTGAATGGCATAATAATCACTAAATACTTCAAACTTATCTCCATGTATTTTTTTAAAGGCTCTAATTATATCTTTAAGTCCGGCTGATACAAAGAAATACTGTTGTTTTAATCTTAATATTTTACCTTTTTCAGTAGAATCATTAGGATATAATACCCTTGAAATGTCTTCAGCTCTATTTTTATCTTCAACAGCCTTATCATATTCTTGTTCATTAAACAAATTAAAATCAAATTCTTTTATGGGCTCTGCCTTAAACAATCTTAGCTTATTTATATTTTTTGTTCCATATCCTATAATAGGTGTATCATATGGTACCGCCTTTACCTTTTCATTTGAAAATTCTATAATTATAGTATCCTCATCTCTACGACATGACCATGGATCTCCATATTTTAACCAATTATCTACCTCTTCAATTTGAAAACCATCCATAAATCTTTGTTTAAATAAACCATAGCTATATCTAATTCCATACCCTGTTACCGGTAGATTTTTAGTTGCCGCTGATTCCATAAAGCAAGCTGCAAGTCTGCCAAGTCCCCCATTACCAAGACCAGCATCTTCTTCTACTTCTTCAATATCATTAATATTTATATTAAGTTCTTTCAAAACATCTTTAACTTCATCGTAAATACCTAAATTCATTAAATTATTTCCAAGGGCTCTCCCCATTAAAAACTCCGCTGAAAAATAACAAGCTTGTTTCCCCTTTAAATATGATTTTTCAGTTTCTTCCCAATTGTCAACTATCTTTCCCATAATTACTTTGGAAAGGGCATTATATTTTTCATAATTTTTTGATTCATCTAATGATTTTCCATAGTCTGTTTTTAAAATATTTTCTATAGTTAATTTAAATTCACTAATATTAAACATTTTCTATCTCCCATACAATTTTGTAATTTCATAAACCTTTTTTATTAGATTTTCATTTATCTCTTCTTTTCTAACTCTCCATTTCCAGTTTCCTCCTAGTGTTGATGGAATATTCATTCTAGCTTCTGATCCTAGTCCTAGATAATCTTGAAGCTGAACTATTGCAAGATTACTAACTGAACTTAATACTCCTCTTATAAATCCCCAATTATATCCCTCTTCTTTGCTAAGCTTCAAATACCTTATAGCAAATTCAACATCACTCTTTTTGGTGTTTTGAAACCATCCATTAACAGTATCATTATCATGGGTGCCAGTATATACAACACAATCCTTGTTATAATTATGAGGAAGATAATCACTTTCTTCTCTAGTATCAAAAGCAAATTCTAATACCTTCATCCCTGGATACCCACTAGCTTCTCTAAACGCCCTAACTTCTTTAGTTAAGTAACCCAAATCTTCTGCTATAATTTCTACTTCTCCAAGTTCTTTTTTTACCCTATTAAATAGTTTCATAGCAGGTCCCTTTACCCATTTACCATTTATAGCTGTCTTTTCTCCATAGGGTATTTGCCAATAAGATTCAAATCCTCTGAAATGATCTATTCTAGTTACATCATATAATTTACTATTAAATCTAATTCTATTTATCCACCACTTATAATTTGTTTTCTGTAAATATTCCCAATCATATATTGGATTTCCCCATAACTGTCCAGTTGGCGAAAATCCATCTGGAGGACATCCTGAAACAACTTTTGGTCTTTTATATTCATCTAGTAAAAAAATTTCACTGTTAGCCCAAGTATCTGCACTATCTTCTGCAACATAAATTGGAATATCTCCAATTATTTTAATTCCATTTTTATTAGCATATTTCTTTAGTTCTCTCCATTGTTTATAAAATATAAATTGTAAAAATATATTATAATCTATTTCATCTTTAAGCTCCCTTTTAGCTTTCTTTATGGCTTTTTCTTTTCTTAACTTTATATCTTCATCCCAATCAATCCATGATTTTAGGTTATATCTACGTTTTAAAGCCATATATAAAGCATAATCTTCTATCCATTCATAATTTTCTTCTTTAAACTTTTTTATCTCATTACTATATTTATTTTTAGTATTTTTAAAAGCCTTTCTTAAAATAGGTATTTTACATTTCTCAATTTTTTCATAATCTACTGATTCTTCTTTACTTCCGAAATCTTCATTGTTATAATCACTTTTTTCTATTAATTTATCATCATATAATAAATCTAAATCTATGAGATATGGATTTCCTGCAAAGGCAGAAAATGATTGATATGGTGAATCCCCGTATCCCGTAGGACTAATAGGCAGTATCTGCCAATACTTTTGTCCTGATTTCACTAAAAAATCTACAAAATTATATGCTTCCTTTCCAAATGTACCTATTCCATATGATCCTGGTAAAGAAGTTATATGCATTAAAATACCACTACTTCTCTTAAACATTTCCCCTCTCCTTTATCGTTATAAATTTATTGTCTTTATGAATTTTTCTCTACAACTGTCTACTATTTCAAAATTCAATTTATCTACAAACTTAATGCCATTATATTTAATATCTATATCATAATCCTTTTTGTTTCTTGTAATAGTAATAACCATTTCTGAATAACTCCCATTTTCAAAATCATAAGTTTTTCCATCATCATCATAGTATCTATACTCTGCCTTATCAGTAACAAAAGCTACTATATCTAATTCTTTATTTTCTAGACAATCTACATTTTTTGATGGTTTTCCTATAACTATCATTTTATTTTTTCTAATAAATACTGGTACTTCATCAATATCAACATCTAAATATTTATACCCTTTTTTAATTACTTTATATTTTCTATCTTTATAATTTTTAACCTTCCATAAAAGCATATCCTCCGGTAAATATACACATCTCCCTCTGGCATTTTCCTCATAAATAGGTGAAATCATCAATGAATCTCCTACTAATAATTGATCCTCTACTCTCCTTGCTATTTCATCATTATATTCAAAGATAAGTGGAGCAAAATAAATATCATTATTTAAAACAGCTTTCATATATTCTGAATATATATATGGTATTAAAGAATATCTAAAATTTATAACATTTTTAATAATATTTGTAGTTTCATCATCAAAGGCAAATGGTTCTTGTTTTCTAGTTCCCTTTGCTGAATGATTTCTAAACAAAGGAGTAAATAAACTAAACTGAGTCCATCTTATTAAAATTTCAGCATTAGCATCACTACTAAATCCACCTGTATCTACACCTATATATAGGAATCCACACATATTTAAAGAAGGCATCATTTTTATACTCAATAAAATGTGTTGCCACCAAGAACTATTATCTCCAGTCCATATCCCTGAATATCTATGCATTCCTATATATGAAGATCTTGAAAACAATAAAAATCTTTTATTAGGTTCTATTGTCCTTAAGCCCTCACTGGCACTTCTTGTCATGTTATACCCAAATAAATTATGAACATCATAATGATTTATCTTATTTCCGTCCTTATTATGATAAAAACTTTTATAATCTAATATGTTATTTGATATATTATCAAATTTATCTTTTAGTTCAAAATAAGAACTAATATCTAAGTTTTCTTTCTCTGATTTTTTTGCAAAGTTAATAGCTTCCTTTATACCCCTATTTGTATAAAATATAGCTGGCTCATTCATGTCATTCCAAAAACCTTCAATTCCTAAATCCGTTAATACTTTATATTTAAGTCCAAACCAAATTCTTGCATTTTTATTTAAAAAATCTGGAAAATGACATCTTCCTGGCCATACCCCTGCAATAAAAGGTTCTTCATTTTCATTAGTACAAAAATAATTATTTTTTATACCTTCTTCATAAATATCATATCCTTTTTCAATCTTTACCCCTGCATCTATAATTGGTACAAGTCTAAATCCTTTATTTTTCATTTTTTTTATAAAGTCCTTAAAGTCAGGAAATCTATTACTATCTATAGTAAAGTCCTTATATCTTTCCATATAATCTATATCTAAATAAATTGCATCACATGGTATTTTATTTTTTATAAACTTATCTGAAATTTCATTAATCTTACTTTCATTTTCATAACTCCATCTTGATTGCTGGTATCCAAAAGCCCATTTAGGTGGTATATAACTTCTTCCGATTATCTTTAAAAACTTTTTTATAATATCCTTTAAGGATGTTCCTTTAATTATAAATACCTTCACATTACTATTTTCCATTGTTATTTTATATTCATTTTTATCTGTAAACCCAACGTCAAAGGTAACTTTTCCTGGGAAATCAATAAATACCCCAAATGTCTCTTTTCCATATATAACAGTAAAATTATGTGATCCATATAATGACTTTTTATTTTCAGTATGCAAAGGATCATCACTACAAAATGACTGGTATATTCCGCCTCTTTTATTTATTCCCCTCTGATTTTCTCCAAGTCCAAATACTATATCATCCTTATCCATTTTATATACAAGACTAAATTTTTCTTTATATTCTAAAGTAAAAAACTCTAATGAATCTTTCTTTATTTCTTCTCCTTGTATAATTACAGCCTCTGTATTTATTGGATTTCCAAATACATATTTACTTACCCCATCAATTATCTTAAAAGTTTTCATAATATCACCTCATTACACTTATAGTTAACTATTTTATAGATCCTTGTGTAACTCCCTTTACTATGTGTTTTTGAGCAAAGAAATAGAATATAATAATTGGTATCATGGCTAAAACAAGTCCTGCTAAAGCTAAATTCCACTTTTTCGAATATTCTCCAAAGAAATAAAACATCTTAAGAGGGAGTGTTTGCCATTCAGGTTTATTTATAACAAGTTGAGGTAATAAAAAGTCATTCCATATCCACATAGCATTTAATATACTTACTGTTA
This region includes:
- a CDS encoding glycogen/starch/alpha-glucan phosphorylase — encoded protein: MFNISEFKLTIENILKTDYGKSLDESKNYEKYNALSKVIMGKIVDNWEETEKSYLKGKQACYFSAEFLMGRALGNNLMNLGIYDEVKDVLKELNININDIEEVEEDAGLGNGGLGRLAACFMESAATKNLPVTGYGIRYSYGLFKQRFMDGFQIEEVDNWLKYGDPWSCRRDEDTIIIEFSNEKVKAVPYDTPIIGYGTKNINKLRLFKAEPIKEFDFNLFNEQEYDKAVEDKNRAEDISRVLYPNDSTEKGKILRLKQQYFFVSAGLKDIIRAFKKIHGDKFEVFSDYYAIQLNDTHPVVAIAELMRILVDEEGLTWTKAWKVVVNTFAYTNHTILREALEEWDVKLYKKLLPRIYGIIKKIDQEFVKELKKKKYTDKKINSMRIICDDKIRMAFLAIHGTHATNGVAKLHTNILKHQELKDWYELYPNRFLNKTNGITPRRWLALCNRQLSNLITELLGNTNWVLHLDDLKALEKYINNEEILNRILDIKTEKKKELAEYIKIKEGIDIDPNSLFDIQIKRLHEYKRQLLNAFGILDLYFKLKENPKLTIVPRTFIFGAKAAPGYIRAKAIIKFINEIAKLINNDSEIQGKIKVVFVQNYRVSYAEKLFPAADISEQISTAGKEASGTGNMKFMLNGTPTLGTYDGANVEIVQEAGEENNFIFGARVEELEKIKDSYNPKEYYNKDKNLRRVVDTLIDGTFHDGDTGIFKELYESLLEGASWHKADNYFIFRDFNDYIQARDNVDRAYRNKMKWAKKCLMNIANAGKFSSDRTIEEYAKEIWKIKFHSI
- a CDS encoding TIM-barrel domain-containing protein, coding for MKTFKIIDGVSKYVFGNPINTEAVIIQGEEIKKDSLEFFTLEYKEKFSLVYKMDKDDIVFGLGENQRGINKRGGIYQSFCSDDPLHTENKKSLYGSHNFTVIYGKETFGVFIDFPGKVTFDVGFTDKNEYKITMENSNVKVFIIKGTSLKDIIKKFLKIIGRSYIPPKWAFGYQQSRWSYENESKINEISDKFIKNKIPCDAIYLDIDYMERYKDFTIDSNRFPDFKDFIKKMKNKGFRLVPIIDAGVKIEKGYDIYEEGIKNNYFCTNENEEPFIAGVWPGRCHFPDFLNKNARIWFGLKYKVLTDLGIEGFWNDMNEPAIFYTNRGIKEAINFAKKSEKENLDISSYFELKDKFDNISNNILDYKSFYHNKDGNKINHYDVHNLFGYNMTRSASEGLRTIEPNKRFLLFSRSSYIGMHRYSGIWTGDNSSWWQHILLSIKMMPSLNMCGFLYIGVDTGGFSSDANAEILIRWTQFSLFTPLFRNHSAKGTRKQEPFAFDDETTNIIKNVINFRYSLIPYIYSEYMKAVLNNDIYFAPLIFEYNDEIARRVEDQLLVGDSLMISPIYEENARGRCVYLPEDMLLWKVKNYKDRKYKVIKKGYKYLDVDIDEVPVFIRKNKMIVIGKPSKNVDCLENKELDIVAFVTDKAEYRYYDDDGKTYDFENGSYSEMVITITRNKKDYDIDIKYNGIKFVDKLNFEIVDSCREKFIKTINL
- the malQ gene encoding 4-alpha-glucanotransferase, whose protein sequence is MFKRSSGILMHITSLPGSYGIGTFGKEAYNFVDFLVKSGQKYWQILPISPTGYGDSPYQSFSAFAGNPYLIDLDLLYDDKLIEKSDYNNEDFGSKEESVDYEKIEKCKIPILRKAFKNTKNKYSNEIKKFKEENYEWIEDYALYMALKRRYNLKSWIDWDEDIKLRKEKAIKKAKRELKDEIDYNIFLQFIFYKQWRELKKYANKNGIKIIGDIPIYVAEDSADTWANSEIFLLDEYKRPKVVSGCPPDGFSPTGQLWGNPIYDWEYLQKTNYKWWINRIRFNSKLYDVTRIDHFRGFESYWQIPYGEKTAINGKWVKGPAMKLFNRVKKELGEVEIIAEDLGYLTKEVRAFREASGYPGMKVLEFAFDTREESDYLPHNYNKDCVVYTGTHDNDTVNGWFQNTKKSDVEFAIRYLKLSKEEGYNWGFIRGVLSSVSNLAIVQLQDYLGLGSEARMNIPSTLGGNWKWRVRKEEINENLIKKVYEITKLYGR